In the genome of Impatiens glandulifera chromosome 6, dImpGla2.1, whole genome shotgun sequence, the window AATGTTCAGCGATAAAATCTGGTTTAATTCACAATTTGCTTctttatcaaatcaacttacatGCAAAGTAGTTAAGATttggattttttaattttgtttattcaacatttatttatttatttatcagaTACTTAATTTTCGCACCATGAATCTAAACGTTTAACTTGTTTGTGTAGCAAAATGAGCAGGATAAGGAAAAGAGAAGATCCAGTTTCAATGGCCCAAAATCACGAAACTACACTCTTAACTATAATAAAGAGTAAAGGAGACATGGGTATTTTTAAAGGCGACCTAAAACGAGAGGCACTACTCTCAGATCCAATGATTAACAAAGCACTAAAAATGCTTCAAGCAAAAGAGCTAATAAAAGAAGTAATCAACATTAGAAGCAAAGGTAGGAAGCATTACATGGCAATGGAATTCGAACCATCAAAAGAACTCACAGGCGGAACCTGGTACAGCGAAGGCAAACTGGACAAGACTTTCATCGATTCTCTCAGAACCACATGTTACAGAATCATAAGTAAGATGAAAGTTGCTTCTGGCGAAACGATCTCAGATTTCATAAAGAAGAACAAAATCACCACAGTTGAGTGCACAACAGGACAGGTCAACGAGATATTGAGATCAATGGTGTTGGATAACGAGATCTTTGAAATTAAAAGCAACGGTATGGGAGAGTGCCATTCGATTCCTATTGGAATGGTTTGCTATCGAGTTGCA includes:
- the LOC124942363 gene encoding DNA-directed RNA polymerase III subunit RPC6 is translated as MSRIRKREDPVSMAQNHETTLLTIIKSKGDMGIFKGDLKREALLSDPMINKALKMLQAKELIKEVINIRSKGRKHYMAMEFEPSKELTGGTWYSEGKLDKTFIDSLRTTCYRIISKMKVASGETISDFIKKNKITTVECTTGQVNEILRSMVLDNEIFEIKSNGMGECHSIPIGMVCYRVATGVSLNKQGGSVGAMASVPCGVCTRISKCTPDGVISPKSCAYFQKWLDF